AAACACCCTAGGTCTGGGGGTCTTTGGTCACCTCTCCAATGGCTTACATGAGGAGCCTCCATAAGGAGGGTCTGTGTGCCTGGCAATACAGGGAACTGTCATTTGGCaagttgattttttgttttcttgatgctGGGggccaaacccagggcctcatgcatgctaggcaaatgctttaccactgagccgtaCCTATCACAGTTGACTTAAGACAACTTGGCTTTCCCCTTCCTACCTGGTCTGCCTGCCCCAGTCTGGCCTGCTTGGCAGCATCGAACCTGCTGAAGATCTCTTCACAGGAAGGGTAGTGCTACTCTAAAGAGTCCAGGCCTGCTGGGTGCACTCTGGGAGACTGAGAGCTGGTGGGTGGTGGATGTGGGGTGTTGGAGGAGGTGGGCTAGTGATCATATGGAATCTTGATACTTGATGGCATCTAGGGTCAGGGTGGAGAGTCCCCTGAGGGTAAAGAGAATCTCCAGCCTGTTTCCCTTTCCCTGCCCACAGCTACCCCACTCCCAAGATAGCCTCCCAGTGTAGGGGGAGAGCCACGGAGGTGGCTGTACATATCTGTGTGGTTCTCCTGTGTGTTGACGTGAGCCTGCTTGCATGTACCTGGATATGTGTGTGCCGTATGCCTGGGGTTACAGTTCTCTGCCCGGAGGCTGAACATCCCAGCCCTGTGTCCCTCTTAGCTCTACAGTTAGGGACAGGTGATTGTCCTGTCTCAGCCCCTCGTCTATAACATGGGGATTCTGAGGGTGCCCACTGCACAAGGCTATGCCAGAGACATAATATGCATGTATCCCTGAAAatagtacctggcacacagtgggtacACACTAAAACAAACCACAACTACCAAGCCTTCATACCTCTGTGGGACATACAGATGTACACAGATGCGTGTTCACAGTTACCTACCAGTGTCTGTCACGTGTGAATGGGTTTATACATGGCTTTGTCCCTGTGTATTtgcttgtgtgtctgtgtgaatgTGCCTGTGCCTGTGCCTGCATGTGTCCTTGGCTAGGCCTTCAGGCCCTCTGTCTGGGTCCTGCTGACTCGTGCAGGGAAAGAAGTGTCCATCACAGATGGTGCTGAGGGTGGCTGTGGCATGTGGGGCCCAGCAGACCCACTGTCCCATGGGAGCGGGTGTGGCTCCCTGGGCCCTGAGCTCTGGCCTCCCCCAGGAGCGTGGAACTAGTGCAACAGGTGGACGAGGACGATGCCATCTACCACATCATCAGCCCTGCCCTTGGTCGTGATGCCAAGCCCCAGGACTTTGTGATCCTGGCCTCACGGCGCAAGCCTTGTGACAATGGGTAAGTGCCTACCTTCTGGGGATGCAATAAGGTGGCCAGCTGGGGAGGCCTCGTCTCCCTCCCTGGGGAGGGAGCATCATCCTGGAGTTAGACTCTGCTTCCCATTGGTTGTGGGATCCAGGCCCCACTAGATTTTTCTGGGCTGCCGTGGCTTTACTTGAGTAAGGTGGGAAATGAAGGCCCACACTTCATCTTGAGTCACCTCTGCCCTAAAGCAGGGCCCTCTGTGGCCTGGGTGGCCAAAGTTGCCACACTCAAGGCTCTGGACAAGGCACTTCTCACACGCACTCCTTGGACTCTCCTCTTTGTGACTGGAAGGCCACGAGCCTGTCACTCTGCCACTGGTGGGGAGGCCAAGATAGTGGTGTCCCTTCTGCTCTAGACAGGGGCACGGGGATGAATAAAATCACATGCGGCTCTCCCCCTGCCTGTCCACAGTGGAGGGACTTTTCCAGGGGACCCCCAGTGGGTGGTGTAGCTGCCTCTTCTCCCCAGCCTGGCCTGGAGCCAAAGCTCAGGCTTGGGGGATGGGGTGGACCCTCCCTTCTGTGGCTGATCTCTgccccctctgcttccctccactcCAGGGACCCCTATGTCATTGCGATGAGGTCAGTCACGCTGCCCACGTACTGCGAGACGCCAGAGTACCGTCGTGCGGAGACCCTCTGCTCAGGCTTCTGCCTCTGGCGCGAGGGGGACCAGTTGACCAAGGTGAGGCCTGGCGTCCAACAGCATTGTTTTGAACTATACTGAGCTCAGTGCTGCTGGGCTAGGACAAGTCCAGACCTGGATCCCCTTCCAGCATCCTCCCTCTCCCAACCTGGGGGAGCCTCAGAGTATCGGAGGCTGGAAAGGAGGCTGCATTAAGATCTGATGGGTGTGACTAAGTGAGAGCCTGGAGAAAGCTCAGGATGCAGACAGCAGAAGGCTGGGTTCTGATCTAAAAATTcatctcattatttatttacCTGTGTACTTCTTGTCTGGGAAGGCTTTATATGGCTCTGAGGCCCATAAAACTCAGCAAGGCAGTCCGCGTTAATTGAAAAGGTGGGGAGGAGGCTGAGAAAGTGGGGGACTGCAGCTCCCACACCAGCTTCCAGCTCCTGTGGGGCCCTGCAGCTCCAGGCTGGTGAGCCTCAGCCAGTGTTGGCTACATCAACACACTTGAGCCAACAGACTCAGGGGGGGCCATGCTCCAGGCCGAAGTCCAACGTTTTCTCTGCAGCCCCAGAGCACCTTTATTTAAGGGGGATTCTGTAGGAGGTTCTGGAGACCTAGTCCCTTCCCTGAATGCCACATAACTGAAGGAAAAGATGCCCAATGACAGTACAGTGGGTGGTGACTGGCAGCCAGGGTTGTCAGCACCCTGAGGAGGGTCAGGGGAAACCGGCTGGAGAAGGTCATGCCTATCAACTGACCTTCAAGActccctggagcagggctgtATCTGCTGCTCTCCCAGAAGGCGACTCTCCCCACCCCCGCCTCATGCCCAGGGGTAGGCCATGCCCCTCACCCTTCTCTGCTTCCCTGAGCATGGCTTCCCACCCTACAGGTGTCCTACTACAACCAGGTCAGCCCAGACATCCTCAACTACGTGACCACCAACGTGTCCGGCCTTTCCTCGGAGTTCTACACCACCTTCAAGGCTTGTGAACGCTTCCTCCTGGACAATCGCAATGACCTGGCCCCCAGCCTCCAGACCCTCTAGGCTCCCCTCCAGCTGCCCCGAGGACTTTCGTGCCGTGTGTGGAGGAAGGCAGAAGCATttattcctcctgcctcctgcagggaAGCCTGGACCTAGGAGTTGGCTGGCCCGGGACCACTGGGCGGTCAGTTTCTGCCAACATCTGCCCACAAGTCCTTGTGGTACCCCTGGGGGGGCCTGCAGTAGACTCTGGTCCTGTCCACCCCGCTGGCTGCCAGCAGCCCTGCCCACACAGCTGAACAGCTGCTCCCAGTGGGGCTGTGCTGCACTGTGACGGTGGCCTGGGGGGAGGCTGCCAGCAGCCTGGCCATGGCTCCCACCATGCTCTGGTCCAGTGGCCTGGCTTGCAGCTGGAAGGACACAGGTTGCCTGAGTCCCTGGCAGAGCTCCAGCATATCCGTGAGCAGCTGCTCCCCATATCCACTGCCTAGTACCTCCTCGGGCCAGCTGGGTGCCACAGTCACATGGGGGAATACCTCAGCCACAGCCTTCAGGAACTCTTTGCCAGCTGTGTGGCCAGGGACCACAAAACTTCCATATGAGATTGTGGCCCCGACCCACACAGGCCGAGGCAGGTGGCCAAGGGCTGAGTGGTGTGCCAGGATGGCCAGGGACGGACGGAGGGCTGCGGGCTCTGCTATGTGCACGTGGAGGCCCCAGCGCCCAGGGCGCGTGGCCAGCTGCAGCAGGCATGACTCCAGTGTCAGGGCAGCGCTGCCTGGGGCACGGACGATGGGCACAGGGTCCCCGGCTGCAGTTCCCTGGAGACCAACGTCCAGCAGGATCACTCCTTCTCTGTCTGGAAGAGGCAACCGTGGCTGGTCTCAGGTTCCCACGAGAGCCAGAATCTCTTATTAAAAGGgcacagggtggggtgggggtgtggctatggggacGGCCTGACCTCTCTGGAATCCTCTAACCTTGTCCTGGGTTCCAATTGTGGTGTCTGGTACTTGTCAAGACTAAAGTGATAAGCTGCCAGCTCAGCTCTTGGCCTTTCCTTGTGGGGAAGACTTGGGGCAGATGCCAGCTCCTCCTATAGCATCATGTGACTGAGGACTCAAGAGTGCTGGTCTGAAGGCCAGGAAGCTGGTGCTCTTGAGACTACCGCACTCCCCCGGCCCCACCCTACTTTGTATCCAATGTGTGGCTTACAAGGGCCCATGTTGCCATGGTAACCGAGGTCCAAGGTCCACTGGTAAAGGACACCTTTGCAGGTCAGCTAGGGATACCAGGGCTGTAGACAGACTTACCAGGGAGCGTGATCATTGCTGTTCTGCCATTGCCTTGCACTTCTGGAAGCAGCCACTCCACGCTCAGACCATCACCCGCAGGTGGCTGGAGAACAGGGATCAGGCTGCTGCCGGTGTAGTACATTCGCTTCCTTGTGGTATTTACTGAGGGGTCCAAAATTGTTGAGATGAAGTGGCAACCATTCAGAGTGCCTTCTATATGCCCTGATTCTACCATATTCCAAGACTCTTGCTGTCATCTCCCTGCTTTGATAGACTAGGAgaagtgatttgcccaaggtcctTCAGCAGTTACTGGATTGGAACTGGATAGAACCAGAGCTAGCTGTACCCACAGCTAGTATCCTCCCCCTCACTTAGGTAGCTCCCACAGTGGGAATGTGGACTCTGATGGGACCCCCTGTGACCACTCAGCTGCAGGGTCAAGGGAGCAAATATGCACAGTAGGATCTGGATTATTAAGTCTCACCCACAGAGAGACTGTGCTACATGGAAAGTCTATAGGGTTGGAATTTGCTGAGTTCTGATAAGAGCTCTGCCTTGTTAAGATCTGATGACATATAAACTCTGTAACTGTTTACACCTGTTTCCCTACCTATAAATTGGAACTCTGGCTTCATGAATATGACACTTAAATAGAATGCCATCCCGGGGCTAAGTTGCAATAGCAGAATCTCTCCTCCTATTCCACCTAGGATCTTCACCTTCTGATGTCACTTCCCCCCAGCTCTGCTCCAGGGGCTGCCCTATGCAGAATCCAACCCACACCACCCTCCCCAGGCTCCTTCCTTACAGGCCTGCTGCTTGAACTGCGACAGGACAGGCTCAAAGAGGTCGTAGTAGACTTGGTGGGCGGCGGTGTTGTCCCGGATGTAGAGGAGATCATCCACTGACACGGGGTCGGAGGCGCCCTGCCACAGTGTCAGGCTGTACCTGGGCCCAGACAGCTGGCTCAGTGCCAGTCTGGGCCCAGCAAGACCCTCGGCTCCCCTCCTGTGCTCAGAACCAGAGGCTGGCTGGGCCCAAGGGTGGGGCACCAGTCCTCCAGTGTCACACAGCCCCTCCTGCCTGAGCACTGCCCATTCCTGGGGGTAACTGCAAGCCAAAGTCTGGGAGGACGCAGGAGCTGTCCACTCAGAGTGCCTATTTTCGAGCTCTGCCTTAGGAAAGGGACAAGGACAGAGGGCAAGGTGTGGGGAGGAGGTCAAGTGTGAAGAGGGGAAGTGGGCCACCTTGGGACTTTTGTGGGGAAGGGCTGAGAAAGGGAGGGTTGGGTGGCTGAGAGCTGGCTGCAGGGTAGGGTGAGGGGTCCCTTGAGCCCTATAGGGCTATTCTGGGCAGAGGTTGTAGGTGTAATCTCTGCAGCCCCAGGGGCATAGGTGGCCTATGGGAGGAAGCTGCCGGGAGATGgattctgtctcagaataaacACTTGTTAACAGGCAGACAGTTACCCACCAATGGAAACCTGCCCTTCCCACCCCCAGGAAGTAGTGAGCAGCCCGTCACCAGAAGTA
This region of Ictidomys tridecemlineatus isolate mIctTri1 chromosome 11, mIctTri1.hap1, whole genome shotgun sequence genomic DNA includes:
- the Fam151a gene encoding protein FAM151A, with the protein product MACRKSCSEHPTKWVLAGSASVALLFTIGMVLGFTLQRGTRSGCEQDVCRPDADMLEYLLSLGQISHLDGLSVTWYHAANSQKEMKAALSSNAMVLEADVTVHGLNTANETGIPIMAHPPAIYSDNTLQQWLETVLASSLKGIKLDFKSLKAVGPSLDLLQQLTEAGKVQRPVWLNADILRGPNVPLPIEVNATQFLALVQEKYPQATLSPGWTTLYTPLFPNSTYTQAMVEKMQELVGVLPQRVTFPVRAVMVRAAWPHFSWLLGQSERYSLTLWQGASDPVSVDDLLYIRDNTAAHQVYYDLFEPVLSQFKQQALNTTRKRMYYTGSSLIPVLQPPAGDGLSVEWLLPEVQGNGRTAMITLPDREGVILLDVGLQGTAAGDPVPIVRAPGSAALTLESCLLQLATRPGRWGLHVHIAEPAALRPSLAILAHHSALGHLPRPVWVGATISYGSFVVPGHTAGKEFLKAVAEVFPHVTVAPSWPEEVLGSGYGEQLLTDMLELCQGLRQPVSFQLQARPLDQSMVGAMARLLAASPQATVTVQHSPTGSSCSAVWAGLLAASGVDRTRVYCRPPQGYHKDLWADVGRN